A section of the Trichocoleus sp. genome encodes:
- a CDS encoding CTP synthase yields MTKFVFVTGGVVSSIGKGIVAASLGRLLKSRDYSVSILKLDPYINVDPGTMSPFQHGEVFVTQDGAETDLDLGHYERFTDTSMSRLNSVTTGSIYQAVLNKERRGDYNGGTVQVIPHITNEIKERILRVAKDTSPDVVITEIGGTVGDIESLPFLEAIRQFRKEVGRKNILYIHVTLMPWIPAAGEMKTKPTQHSVKELRSIGIQPDILVCRCDRPLQMGMKEKLSEFCDVPVECVITSPDAASIYEVPLILEREGLANQAIEVLQLEQRQPDLSQWRMVVDRLHRTKQPFEVAIVGKYVRLSDAYLSVVEALRHAALAVGGELNLRWINSEDIDQNTVDRYLTGVQGIVVPGGFGMRGIDGKIISIQYARERKIPFLGLCLGMQCSVIEWARNVAKLADANSAEFDVDCQNPIINLLPEQQDVVDLGGTMRLGLYPCRIAPNTLADRLYQEEVIYERHRHRYEFNNAYRTLFLESKYQISGTSPDGRLVEIIELPDHPFFIATQFHPEFQSRPSSPHPLFQGFVQAALDLMKPSIEEVAAPVSAEFVG; encoded by the coding sequence ATGACGAAATTTGTATTTGTGACGGGCGGCGTTGTTTCTAGCATTGGTAAGGGGATTGTTGCAGCGAGCCTGGGACGGCTTTTGAAGTCGCGCGACTATTCCGTATCAATCTTGAAGCTTGATCCCTATATTAATGTTGACCCTGGCACGATGAGCCCGTTTCAGCATGGAGAGGTGTTCGTGACGCAAGATGGAGCCGAGACGGATCTAGATCTCGGTCACTACGAGCGCTTCACGGATACTTCGATGTCACGGTTGAACAGTGTAACGACAGGTTCAATCTACCAGGCAGTGCTGAATAAAGAGCGGCGGGGCGACTATAACGGCGGCACAGTCCAGGTGATTCCCCATATTACCAATGAAATCAAAGAGCGGATTTTGCGCGTTGCGAAGGACACCAGCCCTGACGTTGTGATTACCGAGATTGGGGGAACGGTTGGAGATATTGAATCGCTGCCTTTTCTAGAAGCGATCCGGCAGTTTCGTAAGGAAGTTGGGCGGAAAAACATTCTCTATATTCATGTAACGCTCATGCCCTGGATTCCAGCCGCCGGGGAAATGAAGACAAAGCCAACCCAGCACTCAGTCAAAGAGCTTCGATCGATCGGGATTCAGCCCGATATTCTGGTTTGTCGCTGCGATCGACCCTTGCAGATGGGCATGAAGGAGAAACTGTCGGAGTTCTGTGATGTGCCTGTCGAATGTGTCATTACCTCACCGGATGCTGCCAGCATTTACGAAGTACCGCTAATTTTGGAGCGGGAAGGCTTAGCAAATCAGGCGATCGAGGTGCTTCAGCTAGAGCAGCGTCAGCCGGATCTGAGCCAGTGGCGTATGGTGGTTGATCGGCTACATCGGACAAAACAGCCGTTTGAAGTGGCGATCGTTGGTAAGTATGTACGGCTGAGCGATGCTTATTTGTCAGTGGTTGAGGCGCTGCGTCATGCTGCCTTAGCTGTGGGTGGTGAGCTGAACTTGCGCTGGATTAATTCCGAAGATATTGATCAAAACACGGTCGATCGTTACTTGACAGGTGTTCAAGGAATTGTCGTTCCTGGCGGGTTTGGGATGCGCGGCATCGACGGCAAAATTATCTCGATTCAGTATGCACGTGAACGAAAAATTCCTTTCCTGGGCTTGTGTTTAGGAATGCAGTGCTCTGTGATTGAGTGGGCGCGGAACGTAGCGAAACTTGCAGATGCAAATAGTGCTGAGTTTGACGTTGATTGCCAAAATCCCATCATTAATCTGCTGCCAGAACAGCAAGATGTTGTGGATTTGGGCGGAACAATGCGTCTGGGGCTGTATCCCTGCCGAATCGCGCCGAATACATTGGCAGACCGGCTCTACCAGGAAGAAGTAATTTATGAGCGGCATCGCCACCGCTATGAGTTCAATAATGCTTACCGCACTCTATTTCTGGAGTCAAAATATCAAATCAGCGGTACTTCTCCTGATGGGCGACTGGTCGAAATTATCGAACTGCCTGATCATCCTTTCTTCATTGCGACTCAGTTTCACCCAGAGTTTCAGTCACGCCCTAGCTCGCCGCATCCTTTGTTTCAGGGATTTGTGCAAGCAGCCTTAGATCTGATGAAGCCATCGATCGAAGAAGTTGCAGCTCCGGTGAGTGCAGAATTCGTTGGATAG
- a CDS encoding iron-containing redox enzyme family protein encodes MIETLSPEQWLSGTTNFSLPIFETSNYSEAEQQFLKLLEIENLDQQIKENPSIVNEFEAALATALSAAYTHTDTQTGEPAAQLFLQRVLYRVNRLNLFWYDDLQHYKNERSFYLQWVRDRIETVWQAWEMAQIDVEQIRQIADIPKALSDRYAADLNPPITETKRYLREEMTREGYRHLLAIVSLDGLVEASRMSRILGGASNEVQAMLIRVLMEEYGNGRFNRKHSTFFANMMAELGLKTEPESYFDLAPWELLASINHNFLLTERKRHFLRYNGGLTYFEIVGPSIYRDYMTAAERLGLSDTAMGYWELHIREDERHGQWMLEQVALPLVEMYPNDAWELVLGYDQEKWIGDRAGAAIIKAIKAAEQAGTVL; translated from the coding sequence ATGATTGAAACATTAAGTCCCGAACAATGGCTGTCGGGAACAACAAATTTTTCGCTGCCAATTTTTGAAACATCAAATTATTCTGAGGCAGAGCAACAATTTTTGAAGCTGTTGGAAATTGAGAATTTAGACCAGCAGATCAAAGAAAACCCCAGTATTGTGAACGAGTTTGAGGCGGCTTTGGCAACAGCGCTGAGTGCAGCATATACTCATACGGATACTCAAACTGGGGAGCCAGCAGCACAGCTTTTCTTACAGCGCGTTCTCTATCGTGTCAATCGTCTCAACCTGTTCTGGTATGACGATTTGCAGCATTATAAAAACGAGCGATCGTTCTATCTTCAGTGGGTGCGCGATCGAATTGAAACGGTCTGGCAAGCCTGGGAAATGGCACAGATAGATGTCGAGCAAATTCGCCAGATTGCAGATATTCCAAAGGCATTGAGCGATCGATATGCTGCTGATCTGAATCCCCCCATTACTGAAACCAAACGCTACTTGCGCGAAGAGATGACCCGGGAAGGTTATCGTCATCTGCTGGCGATCGTCTCTTTGGATGGACTCGTTGAAGCCAGCCGGATGTCTCGGATTTTGGGTGGCGCAAGTAACGAAGTTCAGGCAATGCTGATCCGGGTACTGATGGAAGAATATGGCAACGGTCGCTTTAACCGGAAGCACTCCACCTTCTTTGCCAATATGATGGCGGAACTGGGGCTAAAGACTGAACCAGAATCATATTTTGACCTTGCTCCCTGGGAACTGCTGGCGTCAATTAACCACAACTTCTTGCTGACTGAACGCAAGCGGCATTTCCTTCGCTATAACGGCGGCCTGACCTACTTTGAAATTGTGGGTCCTTCGATCTACCGTGACTATATGACTGCAGCTGAGCGGCTCGGCTTGTCTGATACTGCAATGGGCTACTGGGAACTGCATATTCGCGAAGACGAGCGACATGGACAGTGGATGTTGGAACAAGTAGCGCTGCCATTAGTCGAAATGTATCCCAATGATGCTTGGGAACTGGTGCTTGGCTATGACCAGGAAAAATGGATAGGCGATCGAGCTGGAGCCGCCATTATCAAGGCGATTAAAGCAGCCGAGCAAGCTGGAACGGTTCTATAG
- a CDS encoding SAM-dependent methyltransferase, translating into MKEALLNATTVKRHAPSSVKSYSPNEVFFCPEESQFYSQCLEKLILNQGKEPISMIEFGAGDGSPVIHCLIKTPFAGEIHGYELNPSACDLARSRIKQYQLEGKYTVHNQCFFEGLRSSSFSHLIANPPYIPAPDDDICMPALHGGVDGATITKQLLSLDCDNVMLMISAYSNPIETIECAIEQGYHVADFMVTPLHFGYYSSEPKVRNWITEMRKHQKAFYSANIYFLAGVLFEKKRQSSVDLSAELLKVMTAL; encoded by the coding sequence ATGAAAGAAGCACTGTTGAACGCTACAACGGTAAAGCGGCATGCGCCTAGTTCCGTTAAATCCTATTCACCCAACGAAGTTTTCTTCTGCCCTGAAGAGTCACAGTTTTATTCTCAGTGCTTAGAAAAGTTGATTCTCAATCAGGGTAAAGAACCTATCTCAATGATTGAGTTTGGTGCAGGCGATGGCAGCCCTGTCATTCATTGCTTGATCAAGACTCCTTTTGCGGGTGAAATTCATGGCTATGAGTTGAATCCTTCTGCCTGTGATTTAGCGCGTTCTCGGATTAAACAATATCAGCTTGAGGGCAAATACACGGTTCACAATCAGTGCTTTTTTGAGGGGCTGCGATCGTCTTCTTTCAGCCATTTGATTGCCAACCCGCCTTACATTCCTGCCCCGGATGACGATATTTGTATGCCTGCTTTGCATGGCGGTGTAGATGGTGCCACCATTACAAAACAGCTTTTGTCGTTAGATTGTGACAATGTGATGCTGATGATTTCGGCATACTCAAATCCGATCGAAACGATTGAATGTGCAATCGAGCAAGGCTATCACGTTGCCGATTTTATGGTGACTCCACTCCACTTTGGCTACTACAGTTCTGAGCCAAAAGTTCGCAATTGGATTACAGAGATGCGGAAGCATCAAAAAGCGTTCTACTCGGCAAACATCTATTTTCTGGCAGGTGTTTTGTTTGAGAAGAAACGCCAATCGAGCGTTGACTTATCTGCTGAACTGCTGAAGGTAATGACTGCGCTGTAG
- a CDS encoding DUF2993 domain-containing protein: protein MSEPRFDEQVMSQAVQLGLASQLDDADELQVDVRTDLLKAAQGQADSVSVSGQGMVVQNIRFEEMELHAQNLDINPLSMLLGKLELKQPLDAQSRLVLTEADLNQAINSDSIASRIPPLTLNVQGQSITVALQRPLQVRLPVSGKIEFTASALVQEAQQEQQIGFSVALFPRTDSHPLLLEGFQCTRGAISFELMFALLNRLKELLEQPFLQLDGVAFRVQRLEIESGRLIVQAEARVYQPPTL from the coding sequence ATGTCAGAACCACGGTTTGACGAACAGGTGATGTCTCAGGCAGTTCAGCTTGGGTTGGCGAGTCAACTAGACGATGCTGATGAGCTTCAAGTAGATGTGCGGACGGACTTGCTGAAAGCGGCTCAAGGACAGGCAGATTCGGTGTCGGTGAGCGGTCAGGGCATGGTGGTGCAGAATATCCGCTTTGAGGAAATGGAACTGCATGCCCAAAATCTAGACATCAATCCGCTGAGTATGCTGCTTGGTAAGCTAGAACTGAAGCAACCACTGGATGCTCAAAGTCGTTTGGTGCTGACAGAAGCAGATCTAAACCAAGCAATCAATAGCGATTCGATCGCCAGTCGTATTCCACCCTTAACCCTGAATGTGCAGGGACAATCTATCACCGTAGCGCTGCAACGTCCTTTGCAAGTCAGGCTGCCTGTTAGCGGCAAAATTGAATTTACGGCAAGTGCGCTCGTTCAGGAGGCTCAGCAAGAGCAACAAATTGGGTTTTCGGTGGCGCTGTTTCCCCGTACAGATAGTCATCCCTTGTTGCTGGAAGGGTTTCAGTGTACTCGGGGCGCTATCTCTTTTGAGCTGATGTTTGCCTTGCTAAACAGGCTTAAAGAATTGCTAGAGCAGCCTTTTTTGCAGTTGGACGGAGTTGCGTTTCGCGTCCAGCGATTGGAAATTGAGTCGGGAAGACTGATTGTTCAAGCTGAAGCAAGGGTTTATCAACCTCCTACCTTGTAG
- the gcvT gene encoding glycine cleavage system aminomethyltransferase GcvT → MAEAYSSDPLFRTLLYLRHLELKARMVPFAGWEMPVQYGGISKEHQAVRQQAGMFDISHMGKFVLVGQDIIAQLQRLVPSDLTRLKPGEAQYTVLLNKQAGIVDDLIIYYQGETERGDQRITTIVNAATTAKDRAWLLNHLDQGTIDFQDRSAEQVLIAVQGPEAIQQLQAFVQEDLRAIPRFGHFEGTVLGQPGFLARTGYTGEDGFEVMVDPATGEALWESLSVAGVVPCGLGARDTLRLEAAMALYGMDIDDTTTPLEAGLGWLVHLDHKGDFIGRSVLEQQKQAGVERRLVGLRLEGRNIARHGYPVLADGKTIGTVTSGTLSPTLGYPVALAYVPAEFAKIGQTVQVEIRGKSYPATIVKRPFYKSASL, encoded by the coding sequence ATGGCAGAAGCTTACTCTTCCGATCCGCTCTTTCGGACATTGCTTTATCTCCGACATTTAGAATTAAAAGCCCGGATGGTTCCCTTTGCGGGATGGGAAATGCCGGTGCAATATGGCGGCATTAGCAAAGAGCATCAGGCAGTTCGGCAGCAAGCAGGCATGTTTGATATTTCGCACATGGGCAAATTTGTCCTGGTAGGTCAAGATATCATTGCTCAGCTCCAACGACTTGTTCCCTCTGATCTGACTCGGCTTAAACCAGGAGAAGCTCAATACACTGTTCTGCTGAACAAACAAGCAGGTATTGTTGACGACTTGATTATTTATTATCAGGGTGAAACGGAGCGCGGCGATCAGCGAATTACCACGATCGTTAATGCGGCAACAACGGCAAAAGACCGGGCATGGTTGCTCAACCATCTGGATCAAGGAACGATCGATTTTCAGGATCGCTCAGCCGAGCAGGTTTTGATTGCTGTCCAAGGACCAGAAGCAATTCAACAACTCCAGGCGTTTGTTCAGGAAGATCTGCGAGCAATTCCCCGATTTGGACATTTTGAAGGAACTGTTTTAGGACAGCCTGGTTTTTTGGCAAGAACGGGCTACACGGGCGAAGATGGCTTTGAAGTCATGGTTGATCCAGCGACAGGTGAAGCTTTGTGGGAGTCTCTGAGTGTGGCGGGTGTTGTTCCCTGTGGTTTAGGTGCAAGAGATACACTGCGTTTAGAGGCAGCCATGGCGCTCTATGGGATGGATATTGACGACACAACAACGCCTTTAGAGGCAGGATTAGGGTGGCTCGTGCATCTTGACCACAAAGGCGATTTTATTGGTCGATCGGTGCTGGAACAGCAGAAGCAGGCAGGCGTCGAGCGACGTCTAGTGGGGCTGCGGCTAGAAGGGCGTAATATTGCTCGTCATGGTTACCCAGTGCTGGCAGATGGTAAGACGATCGGCACAGTCACCAGCGGGACTCTCTCCCCAACCTTGGGCTATCCGGTCGCCCTTGCTTATGTTCCGGCTGAATTCGCCAAAATTGGACAAACGGTACAAGTGGAAATTCGCGGAAAAAGCTACCCAGCAACGATCGTGAAACGTCCGTTTTATAAAAGTGCAAGTTTGTAG
- a CDS encoding glycosyltransferase family A protein — MQSNHDNALVSIIMPLFNAESYVVDALTSVLSVRQIPLEVIVVNDGSTDRSLQKLHSIKDDRIQIVNNAGKGIADALNTGLAKARGSIIVRCDADDIYPIDRVERQVNWLNRHPEFGAVCGSYAAINPKGQRIITFECGTNSEDITAELQAGTTRTHLCTFAIRADVLRAVGGFRPYFITGEDIDMQLRLGDKTKVWYLPGVHYYYRVHKKSITHTKSSTEREFFDQVAREFQQQRQTVGIDALDQGCPPPIPPEHKKPPMSAAEHIQGFLLGEAWRNHRNGQPLKAIANGMRSALTLPNNLSVWRSVFSLAAKSVLADSR; from the coding sequence GTGCAATCAAATCATGACAATGCTCTAGTTAGCATCATCATGCCACTATTCAACGCTGAATCTTACGTTGTAGATGCACTAACTTCAGTCTTATCGGTGCGGCAGATTCCACTAGAGGTCATCGTTGTGAATGATGGCTCGACCGATCGTTCATTGCAAAAACTGCATAGTATTAAAGACGATCGCATCCAAATCGTCAACAATGCTGGTAAGGGAATCGCCGATGCACTCAATACTGGCTTAGCAAAAGCGCGTGGCAGCATTATTGTCCGTTGTGATGCAGATGATATTTACCCGATCGATCGGGTGGAGCGTCAGGTAAACTGGCTCAATCGCCATCCCGAATTCGGTGCGGTTTGTGGCAGTTATGCAGCAATTAATCCTAAGGGACAGCGCATTATTACGTTTGAGTGTGGCACTAATTCAGAAGACATCACTGCTGAACTCCAAGCAGGCACGACTCGGACTCATCTTTGCACCTTTGCAATCCGGGCTGACGTACTACGGGCAGTAGGCGGATTCCGTCCCTATTTCATCACAGGTGAAGACATTGATATGCAGCTGCGCCTGGGAGACAAGACAAAAGTCTGGTATCTGCCCGGCGTTCACTATTATTATCGGGTGCACAAGAAATCAATTACCCACACGAAAAGCTCAACCGAGCGCGAGTTTTTTGATCAGGTGGCACGGGAGTTTCAGCAGCAGCGACAAACCGTCGGAATTGATGCCCTGGATCAGGGATGCCCGCCGCCAATTCCACCAGAGCATAAGAAGCCCCCAATGTCTGCTGCCGAGCATATCCAAGGCTTTTTATTGGGTGAAGCCTGGCGCAATCATCGCAATGGTCAGCCTTTGAAAGCGATCGCTAACGGCATGAGATCGGCGCTAACGCTACCCAATAATTTATCAGTATGGCGCAGTGTCTTTTCTCTTGCTGCCAAATCTGTGCTGGCTGACAGTCGCTAG